A region of Zeugodacus cucurbitae isolate PBARC_wt_2022May chromosome 5, idZeuCucr1.2, whole genome shotgun sequence DNA encodes the following proteins:
- the LOC105214647 gene encoding protein toll-like: protein MPSIKRLVRILLYILLTALLTSNEISYSTTPPRIIKKAECTFYEIKAHCELYDDIGNETLDILCEEESKRISLLQSEIHMPNDKIQFSFTNCLLRLPDVLSHPNIVYEATLNFKKPIPQSFFAHLNGIQKLTLFYRGSMLPTKLFTPLKELRFLIVSRMFTDDHNTIVSVDTFVELYNLETLAFSTKTQNITKVHFRDLRKLQHLDLSRNAMQTIEPQLFSTLTQLNYLSLVHNKLRELPPQMLAAQRNLLILDLSYNRLEHLPLDFFKHTPLLWYLQLNGNLFSTPTSIIENISEIDLCGNFITHFDMAWLQQAKLVSDFEIDLSNNKIKHINITTATFNATNSCGTTIKLGENLLECDCRLNWLAKNNYLHNPFKLHCSLTPFEESQITEVQRSEYCDWLPALCPAKCLCRLDTEALLLNCEGAALTELPHLPRPEPFSRKLSKLSLSHNSFRQLPSNATIGYANVTHLNASHNQLTLLRPMELPAKLMMLDVRHNRLEHLSVELFSAYLNESESLQQIYLADNPWICDCSAELLLRMVHTQRKRIADVDEMVCHNRPSVRLLDAKFEDFCGTKSVNSTLIFTSAAIIIGLLIVIVLYYKYQLPVHVWLYSHGLLRCCVSECELDKEKNFDAFISYAHQDAHFVNHTLLPQLEQSEPSFRICTHERNWLAGAYIPEQIDESIAQSCRTIIILSQHFIESDWARMEFRTAHQCALNEGRARIIIIKYGEITQPERVEKELQAYLDMNTYLEWSDTRFWQKLRYAMPHKRGEASNAGMLELSRRVYVTGLEELNCA, encoded by the exons aTGCCTTCCATAAAACGACTTGTCCGAATTCTCCTCTACATCCTGTTGACTGCACTGTTAACGTCAAATGAGATCAGCTACAGCACTACACCTCCTCGTATCATTAAAAAAGCTGAATGCACTTTCTATGAAATTAAAGCACATTGTGAATTATACGATGACATCGGCAATGAGACCCTGGACATACTGTGTGAAGAAGAATCGAAGCGTATCAGTTTGCTACAGTCTGAAATACACATGCCAAATGATAAGATACAGTTCTCTTTCACGAATTGCTTGCTACGACTACCGGATGTATTGAGTCATCCAAACATTGTTTACGAAGCAACGCTGAACTTTAAAAAACCGATACCACAGTCGTTCTTCGCTCATTTGAATGGCATTCAGAAACTAACGCTATTCTACAGAGGTTCCATGTTACCCACGAAACTGTTTACACCACTCAAAGAATTACGTTTCCTAATTGTTAGTAGGATGTTTACCGATGATCATAATACAATTGTGTCAGTCGATACCTTCGTCGAGCTCTACAATTTGGAAACACTGGCGTTCAGCACCAAAACGCAGAATATAACAAAAGTGCATTTTCGTGATTTACGAAAACTGCAACACCTAGATTTGTCTCGGAATGCAATGCAAACGATCGAGCCTCAACTCTTCTCAACGCTAACGCAGCTGAACTACTTGAGCTTGGTACATAACAAATTACGCGAACTACCGCCGCAAATGTTGGCAGCGCAGCGCAACTTACTCATACTGGACCTCAGCTATAACCGCTTAGAGCATCTACCGTTGGACTTTTTTAAGCACACACCTTTGCTGTGGTATCTTCAACTTAACGGGAACCTCTTCAGCACACCGACAAGCATTATTGAGAATATTAGCG AAATTGATTTGTGCGGCAACTTCATCACACATTTCGATATGGCGTGGTTGCAGCAAGCAAAATTAGTATCTGACTTCGAGATCGATCTTTCCAACAATAAGATTAAACATATTaatataacaacagcaacattcaATGCAACCAATAGTTGTGGGACAACAATAAAACTTGGCGAAAATTTACTCGAGTGCGATTGTAGATTGAATTGGttggccaaaaacaattatCTGCACAATCCATTCAAATTGCATTGCAGTTTAACACCGTTTGAGGAATCTCAAATCACAGAAGTACAGCGAAGTGAGTACTGCGATTGGCTGCCAGCATTATGCCCCGCTAAGTGTCTTTGTCGCTTAGACACAGAAGCGCTGCTTTTAAATTGCGAAGGAGCTGCGCTGACTGAGCTCCCACACCTGCCGCGACCGGAGCCATTTTCGCGAAAGCTGTCAAAGCTTTCACTCAGTCATAATAGTTTTCGTCAACTGCCTTCGAATGCCACGATCGGCTATGCGAATGTGACGCATCTCAATGCCTCGCATAATCAACTCACCTTACTGCGACCAATGGAACTGCCAGCCAAACTGATGATGCTGGATGTGCGTCATAACCGTTTAGAGCATTTGAGTGTGGAGCTTTTCTCGGCTTACCTCAATGAGAGTGAGTCACTGCAGCAAATATATCTCGCTGATAACCCATGGATATGCGACTGTAGCGCTGAGTTGCTGTTACGCATGGTACACACGCAACGTAAACGTATTGCGGATGTTGATGAAATGGTTTGCCATAATCGCCCAAGTGTCCGGCTACTTGATGCGAAGTTCGAAGATTTCTGTGGAACGAAATCTGTGAATTCAACACTGATCTTTACCAGTGCCGCCATAATTATTGGTTTGCTAATTGTTATAGTGCTCTACTACAAGTATCAATTACCCGTGCATGTTTGGCTGTATAGCCACGGCTTATTGCGTTGTTGTGTCAGTGAATGTGAATTGGATAAGGAAAAAAACTTCGATGCATTCATCTCGTACGCGCATCAGGATGCACATTTCGTTAATCACACACTGCTGCCACAACTGGAGCAAAGTGAGCCGTCATTTCGCATTTGCACACACGAACGTAACTGGCTTGCGGGCGCTTATATACCCGAGCAAATTGATGAATCGATCGCGCAATCGTGTCGCACGATCATTATACTCTCACAGCATTTCATCGAATCCGACTGGGCGCGCATGGAGTTTCGCACGGCGCATCAGTGTGCGCTTAATGAGGGACGCGCgcgtataattataataaagtatGGCGAAATTACGCAGCCGGAACGCGTAGAAAAAGAATTGCAGGCTTATTTGGATATGAACACCTATTTGGAGTGGTCCGATACGAGATTTTGGCAGAAATTACGTTATGCCATGCCACATAAAAGGGGTGAGGCCAGCAATGCCGGTATGCTCGAGTTGAGCCGCAGAGTTTATGTGACTGGACTGGAGGAGTTGAATTGCGCATAA
- the LOC105214648 gene encoding protein toll-like produces MNIFTRRNIFHCAILIWLNQNAFSTSTSQAEGHNWPNFKPGECYSNATYIECELRDDGAQGFYKNMLDRMRLNYLKISKDDCLQLPNVMGREDITYKAIVHYSNQTSKISQSSDGIQKLRLIYSTHDLKLPAKLFQDYKDMTRLSMWISGTEKNGYFYKNIFAHVAHLEMIEIQANGTTRDLPFKSVNVMYPLKSLDLSRNQFEVLPDDMFATLPELNYLCLKKNRLKTLPINAFAKQQKLLILDLRDNSLDHLPAGIFRHTPLLCQLILGANSFLTPTSIVDNISGLRYLYKLDLSMNQLKTLQGDVSVGHETLFSSFAVHMDSDSLVALMPNLSFLFAQWDKQFEIQFVNTKEIDLSFNKFEHFDMAWLQQAQTLCDFVIDLSFNDVKHINITTTTFNATMSCGTTINLEFNPLECDCKFTWLAINNYLDNPFTLHCSLTPIEEPQITKIQRSESCDWLPALCPAGCVCRLGAEALLINCEGGVLTELPYLPRPEPFSRKLSKLSLSHNSFRQLPSNATIGYANVTHLNVSHNQLNLLRPMELPTKLQMLDVRHNRLDHLTVEFVSAYLNESGSLQQLYLADNPWKCDCSAELLLRAIRTQRKRIADVDKMVCVNLRNVLMRDIKFSDICGASNMITLLMSCFAALIIAILFLFALYYKFRKQVHAWLYHHKICLCCINEEELDKDKTFDAFISYAHRDEEFVNQTLLPQLEQGEPPFRICTHERNWLGGAYIPEQIVESVAQSCRTIIILSQHFIESDWARMEFRTAHQCSLNEGRARIILVKYGEINCSKLLDVELKAYLNANTYLDWADPAFWKKLRYTMPHRKGESRRAGMLELNNRAYVIGDVEMYCLHREQN; encoded by the coding sequence ATGAACATCTTCACGCGCCGGAACATTTTCCACTGTGCCATCTTAATATGGCTTAACCAAAACGCATTTTCAACAAGTACATCTCAAGCTGAAGGTCATAATTGGCCCAATTTCAAGCCTGGTGAGTGCTACAGCAATGCCACTTACATAGAATGCGAGCTACGCGACGATGGTGCTCAAGGGTTTTATAAAAACATGTTAGATCGTATGAGATTGAATTATCTGAAGATATCTAAAGATGATTGCTTGCAACTACCAAATGTAATGGGTCGAGAGGATATTACCTACAAGGCAATCGTACATTACTCAAATCAAACATCAAAAATCAGCCAGTCCTCGGATGGCATACAAAAGCTGCGTTTAATATACAGCACTCACGACTTGAAATTACCGGCGAAACTTTTTCAGGACTATAAGGATATGACACGCCTATCTATGTGGATATCAGGAACAGAAAAGAATGGATActtttataagaatatattcGCACATGTGGCTCATTTAGAAATGATCGAAATTCAAGCGAATGGCACCACCAGAGACTTACCATTTAAGTCTGTCAATGTGATGTATCCGCTAAAATCTCTCGATTTATCGCGCAACCAATTTGAAGTATTACCCGATGATATGTTTGCCACATTGCCGGAACTCAACTATTTGTGTTTGAAAAAGAATAGATTGAAAACTTTACCGATTAATGCGTTTGCAAAACAGCAGAAATTGTTAATACTTGATCTTAGAGATAATTCCTTAGATCATCTACCGGCAGGCATATTCAGACACACACCTCTCCTGTGTCAATTGATACTTGGTGCGAACAGCTTTCTCACGCCGACAAGCATCGTTGATAATATTAGCGGATTGCGTTACTTATACAAACTGGACTTATCCATGAATCAGCTCAAGACGCTACAGGGAGACGTTAGTGTCGGACATGAAACATTATTCAGCAGCTTTGCAGTACACATGGATAGCGACAGTTTGGTGGCGTTGATGCCtaatttaagttttctttttGCACAGTGGGATAAGCAATTTGAAATTCAGTTCGTTAATACGAAAGAAATCgatttaagttttaataaatttgaacatTTCGATATGGCATGGTTGCAGCAAGCACAAACATTATGCGACTTTGTGATTGATCTATCTTTCAATGACgttaagcatataaatataacaacCACTACATTCAATGCAACCATGAGTTGTGGGACAACAATAAATCTTGAATTCAATCCACTCGAGTGCGATTGTAAATTTACTTGGTTGGCTATCAACAACTATCTGGACAATCCATTCACATTGCATTGCAGTTTAACACCGATTGAGGAACCCCAAATCACAAAAATACAACGCAGTGAGTCCTGCGATTGGCTGCCAGCTTTGTGTCCCGCTGGATGTGTTTGTCGTTTAGGCGCGGAAGCGCTGCTTATAAATTGCGAAGGAGGTGTGCTGACTGAGCTCCCATACCTGCCGCGACCGGAGCCATTTTCTCGAAAGCTTTCAAAGCTCTCACTCAGTCATAATAGTTTTCGTCAACTGCCTTCGAATGCCACGATCGGCTATGCGAATGTGACGCATCTCAATGTCTCTCACAATCAACTCAACTTACTGCGACCAATGGAACTGCCAACCAAACTGCAGATGCTGGATGTGCGTCATAACCGCTTAGACCATTTGACTGTGGAGTTTGTATCGGCTTACCTCAATGAGAGTGGGTCACTGCAGCAATTATATCTCGCTGATAACCCATGGAAATGCGACTGCAGCGCTGAGTTGCTGTTACGTGCGATACGCACACAACGTAAACGTATTGCGGATGTTGATAAAATGGTGTGCGTAAATTTACGGAATGTTCTTATGAGAGATATAAAATTTTCCGACATTTGCGGCGCGTCTAATATGATCACCCTTCTAATGAGCTGCTTTGCCGCTTTGATTATTGCAATACTCTTTCTTTTCGCACTATATTATAAGTTTCGCAAGCAAGTTCATGCGTGGTTGTATCATCATAAAATCTGTTTGTGTTGCATCAATGAGGAGGAATTGGATAAGGATAAAACATTCGACGCCTTCATCTCCTATGCACATAGGGACGAGGAATTCGTAAATCAAACGCTGCTGCCACAACTGGAGCAAGGCGAGCCGCCATTTCGCATTTGCACACACGAACGCAACTGGCTTGGTGGTGCTTATATACCCGAACAAATTGTTGAATCGGTCGCGCAGTCGTGTCGCACGATCATCATACTCTCGCAGCATTTCATCGAATCCGATTGGGCGCGCATGGAGTTTCGCACGGCGCATCAATGCTCCTTGAATGAGGGACGTGCGCGTataattttagtgaaatatgGCGAAATTAATTGCTCCAAACTGTTGGATGTAGAGCTGAAAGCCTATTTGAATGCAAACACCTACTTGGATTGGGCCGATCCGGCATTCTGGAAGAAATTACGTTACACCATGCCGCATAGGAAGGGTGAGAGTCGTAGAGCAGGTATGCTGGAGTTGAATAATCGGGCTTATGTGATCGGAGATGTTGAAATGTATTGTTTGCATAGGGAACAGAACTAA